The sequence GTGGTTACTTTGGCACCACCCTTGATCAAAATATTGCCTCTTGCCCATAGCGCGCCGTCCGCAGTAGAGGTACAGTTTACCTGGCCGCCGTTAACCGTCAGATTACCTGCAGCATACAGACCGGGATAATAGCTTGTTGCTTTAACTTTAGATGCAGCAAGCTCAATATCGCCGCCGTTCCCTTCTTGATCTTTCCAGATATATGCTCCGTTACGTCCGTCCTGAGTCGCCTTAAGCGTAACATCGGCGCCGTTTATAATCTTCAGCCAATGGGCATCGATTCCGGCATACAAGCCGGTGGAATCCACTGTTGCCCCGTCAATTTCGACCATTCTTCCGGTTATGCCCAATCCGCCTTCAGAGTTTATTATGACCCTTGCTTTATCGGAAATCTTGACGTCAGCCCCTGTGCTAATTCCATCGTAGTTTTCCCCGATAACGTTGATCACCAGTGTTCCATCGCCGGTAATCTCGACAGAATTGCTGTAATTGAGGTATATTCCCACTCCTCCGCCGGGATCGGTTCGGGTAATACTATTTGTCCCGGTCAACCGTATCTTCAACGTACTGGGGATAGTCGTTTTAATACCGTAGTCTGACATGGTGTCGTTGTCAAGGGTAGCATTGTTCAAAAACAAGGTGTGAGTGGTCGGGTCATAACTTACTGTTCCACTGAAAAGATTATCCTTATTCTCAGATGTGACCTGTACGCCGTCTACCCAGATGTTGTAGACTGTGGGTTCCGCTGCCAGTGCTGTGGCAGGCAGGAGTCCAGCTACCATTACAATGCTGAGTAGGATTGCAAATAGTTTTTTCTTCATAATAGTTCCTCCATTTTTTAATTGTCCGCTATTTACTTTCTCCGACAGCGGACACGCCGGAGAAGACAGAAGGTTTAACCGGAAAAGATCGATTTGCCGGTCGTGGTTAGGACTTCAATATCAAACCACCATCCTTCCGGCAAACGCAAAAAGCCGAAGCCAGGGCATAATACGCCCTGTCTCCGGCAATTGGTTCGTTATAAATTGTATGAAATAAGGCTTGATACGCTGAAAAAACGGCGTTATGCTCCTGCCCAGCCAAGCCGAGCCGACAATGATTGTCGCATTTCCGTTTGTCATAGACAAGTCCGCCTTCCATAATTCCTAAGGCAAAAAGGATATAAATTCCCCACTATATAATTATACAAAAGTATTGTAGCATATTTTTCCAGAAATTTCAAGAAATTTTCAGAATATTACACTTCTCTTTTTCTCAAATCATTGCCTTCTTCCATTACTCACGGAACTGTATGACTTCTTGAATACTTCCCGAAAAGGAAAAGCCGCCGTCTGTGACAGCGACTTTTCTATTTAGCGGGTAAACCGTCCGAGAAAACATTGTTTCTGCCTGCTTGTTAAGGTCTGTATGGTAATCGCTCAGCTTGCTGGTAGTCAGCAGCTCAACATACAAGCGAACCTTACACTGAGGTGTATAAAGAAACTCTAAATCCGCATTATTATTTACAGTAAATAACTGCTTCCGTCATCTGCACTTGCTCCGTCTGTTTTGCCCTTTGGCAAAAAGACATGGGGTCTAATGCTTTTAAAAAGAAGGAAAAAACGGAATTTACCTCTATTCAGGCATACAAACTGTTGACAATAAAGCTCCTATATAGTATAATTCAACAAACTACTATATAGGAGCTTTTGCATGAAAACAAATGGCGGATTTCTTGTCACCAAAATAAAACAACTTGGAGACCGGATTTTTGAGAAGATTCTCAGCGAAAAGAATATTGATGCGTTCAATGGAGCCCAGGGGCGCATTCTTTATGTGCTGTGGCAGGAGGATGGTATCTCAATCAGATCACTCTCGACTCAATGCGGATTAGCGATAACATCTCTTACGACGATGCTGGAAAGAATGGAAAATCAAGGGCTGATAAGCCGTGTTCAGTCTGAAACGGACAAAAGGAAAACCCTCCTGTTTCTGACCGAGAAAGCACATGCCTTAAAGGGCGAGTACGATTCTGTATCTGATGAGATGGGCAGTATTTACTACAAAGGTTTTTCAGAGGAAGAAATTACCCGGTTTGAGGAATGCCTTGACCGCATCAGAAAGAATCTTGAGGAGTGGCAGAAGTCATGAGTATTTGTATCAAAGATCAGATTCAGAACATGAATCTCGTCATCGGCTGCACATTGGGGTGTGCATATTGCAATGCCCGCAACAACGTGAAACGCTGGCATATGATTGATGACTTCGCTGACCCTGAATTCTTTCCGGGTAAGCTCAAGATGATGGAAAAGAAACGTCCGCAGAACTTTCTTCTTACCGGGATGAGCGATTTCTCCGGATGGAAGCCGGAATGGAGAGACGAGGTATTTGCAAAGATCCGTGAAAATCCACAGCATCAGTTCCTGTTCCTTACCAAGCGACCTGATTTGCTGGATTTTGATACCGATCTGGAAAACGCATGGTTTGGCGTTACGGTGACGAGAAAAGCAGAACTGTGGCGTATCGACGCCCTTCGGAAAAACGTCAGAGCAAAACATTACCATGTTACCTTTGAGCCGTTATTCGATGATCCCGGCACAGTTGACCTTTCCCAAATCAACTGGATCGTTGTCGGCACTATGACCGGGGCTCAGAGCAGGAAGATTCATACGGAGCCGGAATGGGCATGGTCTCTGACGGACCAGGCACACGCACTCGACATTCCGGTGTTTATGAAGGAAGACCTTGTCCCTATCATAGGGAATGAAAATATGATTCAGGAAATGCCGGAGGAATTTAATAAAGTGTTAGAGGAACAGAGATCATGGAAGAAGTAATAAATGGAATCCTCATTCATGAGGTGGAAACAAAGAACATCATGACCAAGTCCAGTCTGCCGGTAGGCGGTTACTCGGTCAATCCTTATGTAGGCTGTACACATGCCTGCAAGTATTGCTATGCTTCTTTTATGAAGCGCTTTACCGGCCACAAGGAGGAATGGGGCACTTTCCTTGATGTGAAGCATTGGCCGGAAATTAAAAATCCGAAGAAATATGCCGGACAGCGTGTGGTCATCGGTTCTGTAACGGATGGCTACAATCCACAGGAGGAGCAATTCGGGAATACCAGAAAACTTCTGGAGCAGCTCATCGGCAGTGATGCAGATATTTTGATCTGCACAAAGTCTGATCTTGTGGTACGGGATATTGATCTGCTGAAGAAGCTTGGACGAGTAACCGTTTCATGGTCGATCAACACACTGGATGAAAATTTCAAGAACGATATGGACTCTGCTTCAAGCATTGAGCGCCGTATCGCCGCTATGAAGCAGGTATATGAAGCAGGTATCCGTACAGTCTGTTTCGTATCCCCGGTATTCCCCGGTATCACGGATTTTGAAGCAATCTTTGAGCGGGTAAAGGATCAGTGCGATCTGTTCTGGCTCGAAAATCTCAATCTTCGAGGCGGTTTCAAAAAGACAATTATGGATTATATAGCCGGAAAATATCCTGATCTTGTACCACTTTACGACGAGATCTATAACAAGCATAACCGCAACTACTTTGAAGCACTTGAAGTAAAAGCTGAGAAAATGGCTAAGAAGCATGATTGTGCCTTTGTGGATAATGAAATGCCTTATGGCAGAGTCCCGCAGGGACATCCGGTAATCGTGGATTATTTCTATCATGAGGAAATCAGAGGGACAGAAAATACCGGAAAAAGAAATCTTTAAATAGAAATTGACCGAGTTCTTGGAACGAGGGAGAGTAATTATCGAAAAAGCATGTTCGCTGATTTCTCGATAATTAACATGAACAATATATCACAGAATTCTAAAAGAAGTAACATCATAAATTTAACACAGTAAAGCGCTACCTTTGCATTTTTGATGGATAAACAATATAAAAGCCCTCGTGTGCTCTGCTTGCACATATACATTTTAAATAATACAGTTCAAATTTTTCGGTTTCAGAATTTATATCAAAACTATATTCCATAAATTGCTCCTAATCAATTTCGATTTTAAAACAAATAGGGTAGTTATCGCTAAATCGGCTGTTTGCTTTAACTGTTAATTTAGTATCGCTTCTTTCAAATTCGAGCTTTTCGCCGGTTGAAAGAAGTGTAATATTTTTAATTATAAAATCAGGTCCGTTTTTCTTTTTAAGTGTTTTTATTACAGCGTCCTTACCGTTAGGGCGCATTTGAAATGCGTAGATATACCCGTTTTTATATGTAAATCGAAAATCTTTATTTGTAAATTTCTTTTCACTTGAATCTTGGAAAAATCCCGCTTTGTTATTGACTTTTCCTTCGCCAAAGGTTTTCCAAAATGTTGTGTTGTAAATTCCTTCACCGTTTAGTTTAAGCCAAGCGCCTAATTGTTTCAGTACAGCAGTTTCTTCATCTGTAATTGTACCGTCGGCTTTTGGGCCTACATTCAAAAGTAACATTCCATTTTTGCTTACAATATCTATTAAATCAGTAATAATGTGCCTTGCTGATTTGAATTCGTTGTTTTTTGTATATCCCCACGAGTGTTTGCCTATCGCAGTATCGGTTTGCCAAGGAATAGGGGATATATCTGTTAAAGCGCCGCGCTCAACATCAAAGGTTGCCACAGTAGGTGGAAATGCCTCATGCTTATAGTTGATGGTAACCTCTTCGCCCCACTCCTCTGCTCTGTTGTAGTAATAAGCACACAGCTTTTTAAGAAACGGCTTAAATGAATGGTTGTGAATCCACCAATCAAAATAAAGGTCAGCCGGCTGATATTTATCTATAAGTTCGCAGGTGCGCACAAGCCAATCTTCAAGCCATTCTTTGCTTGCACCGATGGAATAAGTATCTGCTGTCGTTTTATGTATTGTATGGCTGTCCCATTCAGGGCAATAAACAGCGGGTCCGTAAAAATCTCTGTACTTTTCATCATTTACATCACTGTCAAATGTTCTGCCCATATTCATAAAGAAATAATGCTCGGCTCTGTGTGTTGATGCACAGAAGGTCAAGCCATTATTCTCACACGCTTTCTTTATCTCGCCAGTAATATCTCGGCAAGGTCCCATTGCTTTGGCATTCCAGCGGTTAAATACTGTATCATACATAGCAAATCCATCGTGATGTTCACAAACGGGCATTACAAATTTTGCACCGCTTTCTTTAAAAAGAGCCAGCCATTTATCTGCATTGAATTTTTCACCTTTAAACATAGGTATAAAATCTTTGTAACCGAATTTATTTTGAGGCCCGTAATTTTTTCTGTGATATAAATATTCTTTGCATTTTTTATCGTACATTGAACGCGAATACCACTCGTTGCCATAAGCCGGTACACTGTATATTCCCCAGTGAATAAATATTCCAAGCTTGCCTTTATAATACCAGTCCGGTGTTTTGTGATTGGATAAAGACTCCCAACTATCTTTATATTTCCCGTTTGTGATTACATCATCTATCTGCTGTAAGTATTCCTTAATTGTCATAATTTTCCTCACGCAAAGCATTCTATAATCTCTGCACCCTTTCTGACAAATGCAACAAATTCATCAATTTCTGCTGTAACAGTATGATAACCCTTATAATATTACAATTTTAATTATATCGTAGAAAAAGCATAATATCAACAAATAAAGAGCAATTGTCCCAAAAAGCGAACTATTACAAACATAAATTCGATAACAACATCAAAAAGGATCTGCCTTTGCATTTTTGATGGATAAACAATATAAAAGGGCAAACTTAAAAGAGAGGGTTTAAAGTTTTATTACTTTAAGCCCTCATTATTTTTTGAAATGTCTCTCAAATTTTTTGCTCATTTCAATTCGTGTTACGATTTTGATTTGAGCGATGTCTCTCAAAAATCTCAGTCATAAATGCCCTAAATCGCACTAAAATGACTTTGGAATTTTGAAATTTGCTGTCTCTTAGAATCTCTCAAAAACTCTCACAAGATTTTGAGGCAAAGAAAAAGTGCCTGAATACCGCCATAAAAAGCAGTATTCGGGCATAAAAAAGCCTCGGAACACGAATGTTCCGAGGTATTGGCAGATTATATCAACCTGTCAAGTCACGGTCGTATTTGCTTCGCAAATCTCCACCTTAAAGACTTGACAGAACGATGTTACTCGCTCTGCTCGTAATAACGATTCTTCGAATCCTTATCTTCTTCTATCGAAGAAAAAACAGACACCCGTGCGGATGTCTGTTTTCTCTTGGCAGAGGTATAAGGATTCGAACCTTAAATGACGGAGTCAGAGTCCGGAGTGTTACCGTTACACTATACCTCTATATTCAGTTGGCAAAGCGGTTTCGCATTGCTGAATAATATTAGCATATTCGGAAGAGGTTGTCAAGAAAAAATGAGAATTTCTCAGCAAAAAATTCGGATCATCGCAGCGGCGACGATCCGCTGCGTTTGTAAATGGCGAATTCTTTGCGAATTGATGCGGCTTTTGGCGCAGTGTCTTGCATAACCGCCGGATTTTCGCTATACTGAAACAGGAAATACCGGCGGGCAGTGGAATCTTTATTTTTGCAGCGCGGCCAGCTCTTTTTTCATAGCAGAGAGGAGCACCTTGTTGTCTTTGCCGTTTGAGGTGATGACCACATCGCAGGTATAGCCTGCGGCGCGTATATAAAACTCCTGCTGGAAGCGGCCGGTGCGCAGCTGGAGAGCGCCGGTGCGCTGGGCGCAAATGTCCGTGTACTTCATGGCCAGACTGGTCTTTATGTCCGAGCGGGTGTATTCGCCGCCGCGGATGGTGGGTTTGGCGTCGAAAAACGCCGTAGCATTCTGCTGCTCCTCGGAGGTCAGGCGCAGGGTGTACTGCACGGTGCCGGTGTCGTATTCATCTGTGCGGGTGTAGTTGCCGTCCGCCTTTTGCAGGCTTTCCTCTACCAAGGCGCTGTCCACCGTGGACGGAAAGTTGGAGGCGATCATCACCTGGGCAGGCGGAAAGTTGTTGTCTGCCGTGTAGTAAACGGCAAAGTACGCCACACTGCCGGCCAAGAGCAGCAGCGGGATCAGCAGAAAAATGCGCTTGCCAAGCTTTAAGAACCAAACGGTCAGCCCAATGGCTACCAGAACAAGAATCGCAAAAACCACAAAAAATACATTCCAAATCATAAACAGACCTCGTTTGCAAGAGTAACTCTATTATATCTTGCTTTGTCTTGTAGGTCAACAGTAAGTTGGAGGATCGGTCATGAATGTACAGGTCAACGGCGTGATATTATATTATGAAAAGCAGGGCAGCGGGCCGCCGCTGGTGCTGCTCCACGGCAATGGGGAGGATGGACGCATTTTTGACCGTACCGCAGAAGTATTGGCCCCTCATTACACCGTCTACACCATTGACAGCCGCTGCCACGGCAAAAGCAGCCGCAATGTGCCCCTAAGTTATGACTTAATGGCGGCAGACGTGCTGGCATTTTCAAAAGCATTAAAGTTGGAAAAGCCGGTGATCTGCGGCTTTTCGGATGGGGGAATCGTGGCGCTGCTGGCAGCAATCCGGGCGCCGGAATTGCCCGGTGCGCTGATCGCCTGCGGCGCCAATACCACCCCGGCAGGGCTGAAGTGGCCGGTGCGCCTGGGTATGGCGCTTCGTTACCTGGTGTGCCGGGAACCGCGGACCAAAATGATGCTCTGTCAGCCCCAGATCTCCCCGGCTATGTTAGGGCGTATTCAGGTGCCTACACTGGTGTTGTGCGGCGCCCACGATATGATCCGCCCGGCAGACAGCCGCGCTATTGCCGCCGCCATTCCCGGCGCCCGGTTGCAAGAATTGCCCCATGAGGGCCATGGTACTTATATCGTCCACAGTCCTAAACTGGCCCACCTGGTGCTGGCATTTCTGCGAACCCTGTGAAGTGCCCCCCTGCCTGCGACGGAATGGATAAGGATTGCGATTGATTTTAGGCGTAAAAAAGCAGCCATCGGCTTTTGGTCGATGGCTGCTGCTTTTTTATATTATTGATTTTACTTTTTGGCTTTATGCTTTTTAATGACTTTTACCAGTACAATGATAACCGCGGTCAGCGCCGCCAGGCCGGCAATGCCGCCGCACAGTGCGGGAATAAAAACACTCTTATATTCATAATAGCCATGCTCTCGGATATAGGGGTTCTTCACTGTATAATCCATCAGCTTGTCGGCGGGGATCACCTGGGTTTGGAACGTAGTCAGGTTGCTTTCATCCAGGTCAATGGTGCGCACACCCCGGTAATTGCCGTAGCTGTAAAAGGTGACGGCAGGCGCAGCCAACAGGCGAATGCCTTTATATGTACCGGCGTAGTCGTTCACATGGTCGTGGCCAAAGATCGCGCCTAAAATATCGCCCTGCTTGACCCAACTGTCCAGCTGGCCGTCATTGGCGGTATTGGCGGGGCAGGGACCCTCGTTCAGGTGGCCGGCATCGATGTAATCCGGGTTGGTCACATAATACTGGCTGGTGTGGTTGGCGTTGCCTCGCACGGCGCCTTTGGTACCCTTGGACACTTCGGTAAACATATCGTACACCTCCGGCACCACAATATGCTGGAACAGCAGAGAGGGGACGGGCTTGCCGTCGTTCTCCGCCTTTAAGGCGTTAGAGGTGCGCTCGTACCAGTCGATCTGATCCTTGTGCACATAGCCGTAGCCGCCGCCCTCGCTTTCGTCCGTATAAGGATTGGAGTCCATAAACCACAGATTAAAGACGGTTTTGTTCCCGGCGGTGTTGAGAATGGGCAGGTTGTAGTTGCCCACGCCGGTCATCTCCTCACCGTCCACCGCCATACAGTATTCGTAGGCTTGGAACCAGGCCATCAGTTGCTTTTTGGCCTGCTCTTCGGTCATGCCGTTTTGCTCGTCACACAGCCCCTCGTGGTCATGGTTGCCGAACACCAGGGCAAAGGGGATCTTGCGGTCGTTAATGGCTTTGCCCACAATATCCACCGCCGCCTTGGTCTCCTCCGGGGTGACCCCCTTCCACCAACCGGCAATATTGTCACCGGTCAGGGCGATAAAGTCCGGCTTCGTCTGGTCAATGGCGTTGTTCATCAGGTCCACGGTGGCCTGCTGGGGGGTGTTGGTGTCTTGAATATCGGCTAAGATTAAAATTTTGAATTTGCCGTTTTTGAATTGCAGGGGCGCGCCGGCCGTTTTGTCCGCAGCCAGCGCCGTAAAGGGCAGAGTGCCCAAAATCAGCAGGGCGGTCAACAGGGCAGTCAGGGCGTTACGCAGGGTTTTCATCTTTGGGTTCCTCCTTATCTGTTTTCTTTTTCTTTTTGAATTTGGCCAGCAACTTTTCCGCCTTGGCCCACTCGGCCTCTGCCTTGTCGGCGTCCGCTTCCAGTCGCTCTTCCATATTGTAGTTCATAATATTGCAGCCGCACTTTGGGCATTCCGGCTTTAAGTAGAATACGCTTAGCTTGGCACCGCACTTGGGGCATTTGTTTTCCATAAGCTCCTCCTTATTCTGCGTCTGCGGCAGCGCCGGTCAGGTTTTCTCTCCGCTGTGCCAGCTCCCGGTGGATGGTGTCCAGCTTTTCGCCCTCCAGGTCGTAGAAAATAAACGGGATCAGGGACAACAGATTCAGCACGGCGGGAATGATGGTCACAATGGCCCAAAGCAGGAAACGGGTATTCAACTCGCCGCCCTCCGGCAGCACCATATCTTGGTTCACCTGTTGCAGTCCGATCACCGGGATCAGCGCTGCGGACACGGCGGTGGCCAAAGAGCCGGTGAGCTTACTGACGAAAGTGAGCAGAGAGAAAGAGGTGCCTTCGCTGCGCTCCTTGGTTTTCCATTCCATATAGTCCACCGTGTCGCCGATCATTTTGGTGGGGATCACCATTTTTATGCTGCTTATGGCGGAGTTAAACACGCCCCACACCATCATCAGCGGCACGATCACCCGGGGATCACGATACCAGTGGGCGCCGATCAGGAAGATGGCGCTGGATACCACAGCCTTGACGATCACCGCACGAATGACGATCTGCTTGGAGGTCCAGCGCCGTTCCAGCGCCGGAATAAAGGTATAGGCCAAAAATCCGGTAACCGTGCCGGGAATACCCGCCACAATGGACAGACTGGCGCTGCCCAGGGTAAAGAGATAAAAATACTGGGTAAAGGCGTCTGCAATGCTCTCCACAGTGCCCAGCACATTGGAGCACACGATCAGCAGCAGCGGCTTGTTCTTTACCAGGCACTTAAAGCAGTCGGAGATTTTTGGCTCCTCGCTTTGCTGCATCACCCGTTCTTTGGTGCACAGCCCGGCCAGGGAGAACAGACCCATACCGAATGTGCCGGCCACAATGCCCAAGATAAAGAATAGCTGCCGCATATCCATGCCGATCTTGCCGCTCTTTTGCAGGTCAATGAAGATGGAGATAACCGGACCCACCAGGCCGCCGATGGCACCGGAGATCAGGCGGGCCGAGGTAATGACCCGGCTGCGATCCTTGGGGTTCGGCGAGATGGCTGCCGACATTCCCCAAAAGGGAATATCACCAATGGTGTAAAAGAACTCCCAAATAAAATAGGTGATACACATGTAGACGATCTTGGCGGTGGTAGACTCCACCCCGCGCAAAAACTCCGCGCCGCCGAAAAAGAGAATGGTGGCGACACCCAGCGGAATGGGTACAAAGAGCAGATAAGGCCGCAGCTTACCGTAGCGGGTACGGGTCTTGTCTACAATGGTGCCCATGATCGGGTCGTTCATGGTGTCCCAGATCCCCATAAAGAAGATCATCAGCGACACGGCCTGGCCGGGTATGCCGAATACAGTGACCAGGAAAAAGGTCAGCTGCATACGCACCAAGTTGTAGCCGATCACCTGGCCGCCGTTGGCAACGCCGTAGATCAAGGTTTCGCGAACGCCTACATAGCGTCGCTCTTTCAGTTCCGTTTGTTCCATAGCATATCCCCCTTCTTTTTATGAATGGAAACGGTTTGTATTCTTGTCCGCCACAGGCGGTGATTTATGCTTTAGGTGCCAGGCAATTCTCTGTAAACCGCTCCAGCGCCAACTGATAGGCAGTAGGGTCGGTGTAGTAGCTCCTGGCGTGGACGGCTGCCGGTACGGTCAGCTTTGCCTTTTCCGTGGGGCAGGCGTTATAGAGTTGATCCCGCATAAAGAAAGGCACAAAGTCGTCCTTCTTGCCGTGGATAAACAGTACCGGCACCCGGGCTTTGGCTACCGCCGCAATCGGCGCAGCTTGGTGGAAGGAATAGCCGGCAAACAGCTTACAGTATAGATTGCAAATGTGCAGAATGGGAAAGGGCGGCAGATGGAACGAGGTGCGCAGTTGGTAGCGGAATTCCGCCCAGGCGCTGGTGTAAGCGCAGTCGGCAATGATGCCTTTTACTTGCGCCGGGTCCACCTTGTCGCTCATCATCAGAACTGTGGCACCGCCCATGGATACCCCAAGCAAAAATACCGGCAGGTCCGGATAATGGATCTTTGCATAGTCCAGCCAAAGCAGGGTGTCCCGGCTCTCGTGGGTTCCGTAGCCCATATATTTGCCGTCGCTTTCGCCGCAGCCCCGGTGATCCGGAAACAGTACCGTATAGCCTTTTTTATACAGATAAGGCGCCATAAGGGCAAATTCGCCGGTGCCGCAGCTGCGTGCGCCGTGGCAGGCGATCAGTAGGCGGCCGTTGGGCTTCTCCGGAGTCAGCACTTTGGCTGCCAGTCGTGCACCGTCCGGCGTGTGCAGTTCCACCGATCGAATCGGCAGCTGCGAAAAAGCTGCCACGGCAGCGTTGTTCTTTTTTTCATACGCGTCCGGCATGGCGTTGCCGGCAATGCGGTCTGTGATCCAGCGGGGTACGGACACGGTTTTGCGCCATACCAGCTGGTTAAAAATAAAGCCGCATACGAAAAACAGCAGCACCACCGCTGCGGCGGTCACTGCCAACAGAATGCCGATTGCTTTCATATTTTTTCTCCATCAGCCGTCGTGCCGGCCGAGTAGGGCATGCGTGGCGAATTTTGCGTGTAAACGGCCAATGCCATCATAACTCATATTGCACAAAAAATCAAGTTGATTACAATATATTTTGTATAAAATGTCAATACTCGGCTTGTGATTTGTGCACTTTGCTAAGTTTTTGATTTGCAATCCAAAACGGTTGTACGGCTTTACATAGTGGGATCTTTTGGGTGGCAAGTGGGAGAATTGCCATTGCTCTGTACGGGGAGGTATGGTATAGTGTAGATACTTGTAAAAGAACCCGGAGGGCGAAAGATGATTTTTTACTTAAAAGAAAATCGCATTTTTGTGCTGGAGACGGAGAACACCCACTATGTGTTCGGCATTGACTCGGCAGGGTATAATCGGCATTTGCACTGGGGTGCCAAGTGTGACCCGGCGGATTATGCTTTTACGGAGATCGGTGACGAAAACTCCAATCATTCCATGCTGGACGAATACCGACAGGAGCTGACTCCCTTTGGATCCACCGTGTACCGCACCTGTGACCTAAAGGCACAGTTTGCAGACGGCTGCCGGGAGGTGGCGCTGCGCTACACCGGCTATCGGCTGGAGGACGATACCCTGCGCGTTGCGTTTGAAGATATGTACTATCCCTTGCAGGTGCGCCTGGGCTACCAGGTGTATCCGGGGCTGGATATCATCAAGCGCTGGGTGGAGGTGGAGAACACCGGCTCTGCGCCGATTTCCTTTGAGCGGCTGTTTAGTGCCGGGTTCTCTCTGCCCGGTATGGATCCGTATACTTTTGAGAATACCAACGGTGCTTGGGGCGGTGAATTTCTGCCCTGCCGCACGGTGCTGGATGGGGGCAATTTGGTGTATGAGAGCCACCGTGGCGCGTCCAATCATAATCAGTCGCCGTATTTTATCGCCCACCGCGGTGCCACGGAGACCCGGGGCGCAGTGTACTTTGGCTCCCTGGCGTACAGCGGCAATTTTAAGGTAATTGCCGGTCGGGATCTGTACGGTATTACCCGGGTGAGTCTGGGTATGAACGACTTTGATTTTTCTCACACTTTAGAGCCGGGGGCGCACTTGGAGACCCCGCCGGTGTACTGCGGCAAGACGGAGGGATTGGGCGAAATGTCTCGCCAAATGAACCGCTTTTGCTTGGAACATTTGTTGCCGTCCGGGTTCCGGGCAGAGACGCTGCCGGTGCTGTATAATTCTTGGGAGGCCACGGAATTTAATGTAAATGTGGCGGGCCAGACCCGCTTGGCGGAGATTGCCGCAGGGATCGGGGTGGAGCTGTTTGTGATGGATGACGGCTGGTTCGGTGCCCGCAACAACGACCGTGCCGGGCTGGGGGACTGGTTTGTGAACCCGGCAAAGTTCCCGGGCGGCCTGGACGAACTGATCGGCAATGTAAACGCCCTGGGTATGGATTTCGGTCTGTGGGTGGAGCCGGAGATGGTGAACCCGGACAGCGACCTTTACCGTGCCCACCCGGACTGGACTTATCACTTCCCACACCGTCACGCAGATGAGTTGCGCCATCAGCTGGTGCTGAATATGACCCGCAGCGATGTGCAGGCGTATATTTTAGATTGCCTGGATCGGCTGCTGACGGATCACAATATCCGCTATATCAAGTGGGATATGAACCGGCCGTTCTCCCAGGTTGGGGCGGAGAATTTGGCGGATCCCAAAATGTATTCTTATCTGCACA comes from Oscillospiraceae bacterium and encodes:
- a CDS encoding alpha/beta fold hydrolase, with the protein product MKAIGILLAVTAAAVVLLFFVCGFIFNQLVWRKTVSVPRWITDRIAGNAMPDAYEKKNNAAVAAFSQLPIRSVELHTPDGARLAAKVLTPEKPNGRLLIACHGARSCGTGEFALMAPYLYKKGYTVLFPDHRGCGESDGKYMGYGTHESRDTLLWLDYAKIHYPDLPVFLLGVSMGGATVLMMSDKVDPAQVKGIIADCAYTSAWAEFRYQLRTSFHLPPFPILHICNLYCKLFAGYSFHQAAPIAAVAKARVPVLFIHGKKDDFVPFFMRDQLYNACPTEKAKLTVPAAVHARSYYTDPTAYQLALERFTENCLAPKA
- a CDS encoding glycoside-pentoside-hexuronide (GPH):cation symporter, whose amino-acid sequence is MEQTELKERRYVGVRETLIYGVANGGQVIGYNLVRMQLTFFLVTVFGIPGQAVSLMIFFMGIWDTMNDPIMGTIVDKTRTRYGKLRPYLLFVPIPLGVATILFFGGAEFLRGVESTTAKIVYMCITYFIWEFFYTIGDIPFWGMSAAISPNPKDRSRVITSARLISGAIGGLVGPVISIFIDLQKSGKIGMDMRQLFFILGIVAGTFGMGLFSLAGLCTKERVMQQSEEPKISDCFKCLVKNKPLLLIVCSNVLGTVESIADAFTQYFYLFTLGSASLSIVAGIPGTVTGFLAYTFIPALERRWTSKQIVIRAVIVKAVVSSAIFLIGAHWYRDPRVIVPLMMVWGVFNSAISSIKMVIPTKMIGDTVDYMEWKTKERSEGTSFSLLTFVSKLTGSLATAVSAALIPVIGLQQVNQDMVLPEGGELNTRFLLWAIVTIIPAVLNLLSLIPFIFYDLEGEKLDTIHRELAQRRENLTGAAADAE
- a CDS encoding alpha-galactosidase; this translates as MIFYLKENRIFVLETENTHYVFGIDSAGYNRHLHWGAKCDPADYAFTEIGDENSNHSMLDEYRQELTPFGSTVYRTCDLKAQFADGCREVALRYTGYRLEDDTLRVAFEDMYYPLQVRLGYQVYPGLDIIKRWVEVENTGSAPISFERLFSAGFSLPGMDPYTFENTNGAWGGEFLPCRTVLDGGNLVYESHRGASNHNQSPYFIAHRGATETRGAVYFGSLAYSGNFKVIAGRDLYGITRVSLGMNDFDFSHTLEPGAHLETPPVYCGKTEGLGEMSRQMNRFCLEHLLPSGFRAETLPVLYNSWEATEFNVNVAGQTRLAEIAAGIGVELFVMDDGWFGARNNDRAGLGDWFVNPAKFPGGLDELIGNVNALGMDFGLWVEPEMVNPDSDLYRAHPDWTYHFPHRHADELRHQLVLNMTRSDVQAYILDCLDRLLTDHNIRYIKWDMNRPFSQVGAENLADPKMYSYLHTMAVYRIVDDLKRRHPAVQFESCASGGGRCDLGAISHFDQVWTSDNTDGIDRMTIQKGYSMLHPIKTMRAWVTDIAGINKPCSLDFRFHIAMQGALGLGGNLEKYSPEELEICRRNVALYKEIRPLVQFGDLYRILDADRDQVLCNQYVSRDKMQAVLFLSARGTRFFKKKMNLRFAGLAPDRAYAFTLDGVAYKKGGAFLMEVGLPVYVRGADYNQIVRLTAVE